One genomic segment of Caldimonas brevitalea includes these proteins:
- a CDS encoding AraC family transcriptional regulator codes for MAYLNALCEAMELPGDELPGILEEVGISPGFASQPTARVTEQQVARLYRLLATRLDDEMPRLFSRPLRPGALKFTCLSLLDARSLLVALHRWSHVLRLLQDDFQLDVWQGQGTSVVALVEPAQRASRCKPVALDLMLKLIHGVASWLIGKRIPLKRVDFSFAKPAFAAEYQALYPGPVLFEQHQTAFHIDSSYLHLPVRRSRQELNEFLRRAPEDWLFASFQEERLGQRLREHLAWRLPLPVTAESAAEALHVSTRSLHRHLRDEGTSFQRVKDELRRDIAVQKLTRTREPMAAIAAELGFDSTASFHRAFKGWTGDTPGAYRAGGGEGARVVRRVPPATYQPEM; via the coding sequence ATGGCCTATCTGAACGCCCTGTGCGAGGCGATGGAACTGCCGGGGGACGAACTGCCCGGCATCCTCGAAGAGGTCGGCATCTCACCCGGCTTCGCCAGCCAGCCCACCGCCCGGGTGACCGAGCAGCAGGTGGCGCGCCTGTACCGCCTGCTCGCGACGCGTCTCGACGACGAGATGCCGCGGCTGTTTTCGCGGCCCCTGCGACCGGGGGCGCTCAAGTTCACCTGTTTGAGTTTGCTGGATGCACGCAGCCTGTTGGTTGCACTGCATCGCTGGTCGCACGTATTGCGCCTGCTGCAAGACGATTTTCAGCTTGACGTGTGGCAAGGGCAGGGCACCAGCGTGGTGGCGCTGGTGGAGCCGGCGCAGCGAGCCAGTCGTTGCAAGCCGGTCGCGCTCGACCTGATGCTCAAGCTGATCCACGGTGTGGCGTCGTGGCTGATCGGCAAGCGCATTCCCTTGAAGCGGGTCGATTTTTCATTCGCGAAGCCGGCGTTCGCGGCCGAATACCAGGCGCTGTATCCGGGGCCGGTGTTGTTCGAGCAGCACCAGACGGCCTTCCATATCGACTCGTCCTATCTGCACCTGCCAGTGCGTCGCAGCCGGCAGGAACTCAACGAGTTCTTGCGGCGTGCACCCGAGGACTGGCTGTTTGCCTCGTTCCAGGAGGAGCGTCTCGGCCAGCGGCTGCGCGAGCATCTCGCGTGGCGGCTGCCCTTGCCGGTCACGGCCGAAAGCGCCGCCGAGGCGTTGCACGTGTCGACCCGTTCGCTGCACCGCCACCTGCGCGACGAAGGCACCAGTTTCCAGCGCGTCAAGGACGAGTTGCGCCGCGACATCGCGGTCCAGAAGCTGACCCGCACCCGCGAGCCGATGGCCGCCATTGCCGCCGAGCTCGGGTTCGACAGCACCGCATCGTTCCACCGCGCGTTCAAGGGATGGACCGGGGATACCCCCGGGGCCTACCGGGCGGGGGGAGGGGAAGGCGCCCGGGTGGTGCGACGGGTACCGCCGGCGACATATCAACCGGAAATGTAG
- a CDS encoding GlxA family transcriptional regulator: MNDFTVLVLPGAYASSVTLTLDVLAAAAAMAVHVGVAPPRWRVYGTQAGDIHLPHGLTLRSRPLPLRARPDRSVWVVPGLGVERPEAALSRLAEPDAQRAIRALRAQVRGGGMVGASCSAVYLLQAADLLAGRKATISWWLAPQLQRLEPRCQVQADRVVVADGLVVTAGAALAHSDLMLHLLRDRCGAALADAVSRVLLLDARQTQAPFVMPSLLGGGHELVATLVARIERSLPKTPSVAQLAAECGVSERTLSRHVRAATGRSPLALVQSVRLSKARLLLEGSMLSVEQVAERVGYADAGALRRLMRKLVGATPRQIRPAANGLSKRS; the protein is encoded by the coding sequence ATGAACGATTTCACCGTGCTCGTGCTTCCCGGGGCCTATGCATCGAGCGTCACCTTGACGCTCGACGTGCTGGCCGCCGCTGCGGCGATGGCCGTCCATGTCGGCGTCGCCCCGCCTCGCTGGCGCGTCTATGGCACGCAGGCAGGCGACATCCACCTCCCGCACGGCCTCACGCTGCGCTCGCGGCCACTGCCGCTGCGCGCGCGCCCCGATCGCTCGGTCTGGGTGGTGCCCGGACTCGGCGTCGAGCGGCCGGAGGCCGCGTTGTCACGCCTGGCAGAGCCGGACGCGCAACGTGCCATCCGTGCGTTGCGTGCCCAGGTGCGCGGCGGTGGCATGGTCGGCGCGTCCTGCTCGGCGGTCTACCTGCTGCAGGCCGCCGACCTGCTGGCCGGTCGCAAGGCCACCATCTCCTGGTGGCTGGCGCCGCAATTGCAGCGGCTCGAACCGCGCTGTCAGGTGCAAGCCGACCGGGTCGTCGTCGCCGATGGCCTGGTGGTCACGGCCGGTGCCGCACTGGCTCACAGCGATCTGATGTTGCACCTGTTGCGCGACCGCTGTGGTGCGGCCCTGGCGGACGCGGTGTCACGCGTCCTGCTGCTCGATGCACGTCAGACACAAGCGCCCTTCGTGATGCCGTCCCTGCTGGGCGGCGGCCATGAACTGGTCGCGACCTTGGTGGCTCGGATCGAGCGGTCGCTTCCGAAAACGCCGAGCGTGGCGCAGTTGGCTGCCGAGTGCGGTGTCTCAGAGCGCACGCTGTCGCGCCACGTCAGGGCCGCGACCGGGCGCAGCCCGCTGGCGCTGGTGCAAAGCGTGAGACTGAGCAAGGCGCGGCTGCTGCTCGAAGGCAGCATGCTGTCGGTCGAGCAGGTCGCCGAGCGGGTCGGCTATGCCGATGCAGGTGCACTGCGTCGGCTGATGCGCAAGCTGGTCGGTGCAACACCGCGGCAGATCCGGCCGGCAGCGAACGGGTTGTCGAAACGAAGCTGA
- a CDS encoding phosphoglycerate mutase family protein produces MSKIYLVRHGLVDYQSLGLSAQGRAFAERLPSLLPPDVDFLATDVEPRCQETIGPLARHLRLTPKTYAKETFAAGLPLMDAAEAKVAVICYRIESVNPLLLRLGFPPFTQADRDTSYEKILVHINENGRLTLQTLATGQRKPA; encoded by the coding sequence ATGAGCAAGATTTATTTGGTCCGACATGGTCTGGTCGATTACCAGTCGCTCGGCTTGTCGGCGCAAGGTCGCGCATTCGCCGAACGGCTGCCGTCGCTGCTGCCGCCGGACGTCGACTTCCTGGCCACCGATGTCGAGCCGCGTTGCCAGGAGACCATCGGCCCACTGGCGCGCCATCTCCGCTTGACGCCGAAAACCTATGCCAAGGAAACCTTCGCCGCCGGCCTGCCGCTGATGGACGCCGCGGAGGCCAAGGTGGCGGTCATCTGCTATCGCATCGAAAGCGTCAACCCTTTGCTGCTGCGTCTGGGCTTCCCGCCCTTCACCCAGGCCGACCGCGACACTTCTTACGAGAAGATACTGGTTCACATCAACGAGAACGGTCGGCTGACCTTGCAGACCCTGGCCACGGGGCAGCGCAAGCCCGCTTGA
- a CDS encoding DUF2164 domain-containing protein translates to MTIELPKEARQQAIASIERYFEENMEQRIGNIAAGALLGFFLEEVGPSIYNQAVADAQERLQMRVTELDIEVHEDEFQYWRKYDKKGKGR, encoded by the coding sequence ATGACCATCGAACTGCCCAAGGAAGCACGCCAGCAGGCCATCGCCTCGATCGAGCGCTACTTTGAGGAGAACATGGAGCAACGGATCGGCAACATCGCCGCCGGTGCGCTACTGGGCTTTTTCCTCGAGGAGGTCGGGCCCTCCATCTACAACCAGGCGGTCGCCGATGCGCAGGAACGCCTGCAGATGCGGGTGACGGAGCTCGACATCGAGGTGCATGAAGACGAGTTCCAGTATTGGCGGAAGTACGACAAGAAGGGCAAGGGGCGGTAG
- a CDS encoding H-NS family nucleoid-associated regulatory protein — translation MKRRVVESPGIEPEDPEKAAALRTVHKLMAFWGLTPRDIGAAPAAPPPAPVDDVVRYRHPLSGEVWNGHGSQPEWLRRALLTEGYTVAELRVAEGESPATRGSLPADPAA, via the coding sequence ATGAAACGAAGAGTTGTTGAGTCCCCCGGCATCGAGCCCGAAGACCCGGAAAAAGCCGCGGCCCTGCGCACGGTGCACAAGCTGATGGCGTTCTGGGGCCTCACCCCGCGAGACATCGGTGCGGCGCCCGCGGCACCCCCGCCGGCACCGGTCGACGACGTTGTGCGCTACCGACATCCCCTCAGCGGCGAGGTGTGGAATGGTCACGGCTCGCAGCCCGAGTGGCTGCGGCGTGCACTGCTGACCGAGGGCTACACGGTGGCCGAACTGCGCGTGGCCGAAGGTGAGTCGCCCGCGACGCGTGGCTCTTTGCCGGCCGATCCGGCTGCGTGA
- a CDS encoding CHASE domain-containing protein, protein MNSRRVESTPLWSLRPRGGWRHALPGLVLVLGCGLTAWAAQFAGRLEEREARRELQEHARIVGSTVERRIGGWAEVLHGVRGLFAASQVVTRREFSEYFEQLELRRRYPGFLSLQFVRYVRHQDKAAFEASLRAEIREPGRYGANFAIHPEGERADYYVTHFIEPIAGNERALGFDAALTPQRREALERARDRGELTGSGRLQLVQSGNKVGYVLRQPVYRAGMPRRTLEQRRAAFLGLSTVVLSVEDFIISMMGRELLERVDFRLHDVGWAGEAVAPPSPHNLLYDSAAQGPHEVASAGALSHAATVAVGGRVWRFEFRPRSHGPGTASDTSTTLVLACGLLVSLLVWQLLRLQLAGRERLEARVAQRTQELALANEALRDSEQRLELALAGADLGVWDWHIETGVLRWNERWLALRGYTEPPDSPDLEWWRELIHPDDRPAVSAALQDHLEGRLPSYSAEYRVRTQQGGWLWLLDRGRVVARDVDGRPLRISGTNLDISERKRAEDARVAADTAQRLAAAKDEFMARMSHELRTPLNAILGFTQLLQREAEAPLAERQRERVRQIRRAGEYLLAMVTDLLDLSAIEGGHVPIVRQAVSIARATAEAVDMVRQQAEAEDVTLENKAQHSEGMVEADPLRLRQVLVNLLTNAIKYNQPRGHVTLDAVARAGEWGLSVVDTGIGLAAEQIDKLFQPFERLGAHRLGIPGTGLGLALSQRLTTMMGGRITVTSDVGVGSCFTLWLPNAGATATRPAASPPRGPDVVQPAEPAPLTVLYAEDDEVNVLVVEGMLALRPGVRLLVARSGMEALETARRERPDLMLIDMQLGDMHGIELRARLAALPECAEVPCIGLSSDALPSQVRAARDAGFAEYLTKPVQLQDLLRVIDRRALAVARGISSVTRP, encoded by the coding sequence ATGAACAGCCGCCGTGTCGAATCAACACCCCTGTGGTCCCTGCGCCCGCGCGGCGGGTGGCGGCATGCGCTGCCCGGGCTGGTGCTCGTGCTCGGCTGCGGCCTCACCGCATGGGCTGCCCAGTTCGCCGGGCGTCTGGAGGAGCGTGAGGCACGGCGCGAACTGCAGGAGCATGCCCGCATCGTCGGGTCTACCGTCGAGCGGCGCATTGGCGGCTGGGCGGAGGTGCTGCACGGTGTGCGCGGCTTGTTCGCCGCCTCGCAAGTGGTGACCCGGCGCGAGTTCAGCGAATATTTCGAACAGCTGGAGTTGCGGAGGCGCTATCCCGGCTTTTTGTCACTGCAGTTCGTCCGCTACGTTCGCCACCAGGACAAGGCGGCGTTCGAAGCCTCGCTGCGCGCCGAGATACGCGAGCCGGGTCGCTACGGCGCAAATTTCGCCATCCACCCCGAAGGCGAGCGAGCCGACTATTACGTGACGCACTTCATCGAGCCCATTGCAGGCAACGAGAGGGCCCTCGGCTTCGACGCGGCACTCACGCCGCAGCGTCGCGAGGCACTGGAGCGCGCGCGTGACCGCGGCGAGCTGACCGGCTCGGGCCGCTTGCAGCTGGTGCAGTCGGGCAACAAGGTGGGCTATGTGTTGCGTCAGCCGGTGTACCGAGCGGGCATGCCTCGGCGCACGCTCGAGCAGCGGCGTGCGGCCTTCCTCGGCCTGAGCACCGTCGTGCTGAGCGTGGAGGACTTCATCATCTCGATGATGGGCCGGGAGCTGCTCGAGCGGGTCGACTTTCGTCTGCACGACGTCGGCTGGGCCGGTGAGGCCGTCGCGCCGCCATCGCCGCACAACCTGCTGTACGACTCCGCTGCCCAGGGGCCCCACGAGGTGGCCTCAGCGGGTGCGCTGTCACACGCGGCGACCGTGGCAGTGGGTGGACGCGTATGGCGATTCGAGTTCCGGCCCCGCTCGCACGGGCCCGGCACGGCGAGCGACACCAGCACCACGCTCGTCTTGGCGTGCGGCTTGCTGGTCAGCCTGCTCGTCTGGCAGCTGTTGCGACTCCAGTTGGCCGGGCGGGAACGCCTCGAAGCGCGGGTGGCACAACGGACGCAGGAACTAGCCCTGGCCAACGAGGCGTTGCGCGACAGCGAGCAGCGCCTCGAACTGGCGCTGGCCGGCGCCGACCTGGGCGTGTGGGACTGGCACATCGAAACCGGCGTGTTGCGGTGGAACGAGCGCTGGCTGGCCCTGCGCGGCTACACGGAGCCACCTGATTCACCCGACCTGGAGTGGTGGCGCGAATTGATCCACCCCGACGATCGGCCTGCGGTCTCGGCGGCACTGCAGGACCACCTGGAAGGCCGGCTCCCGTCCTACTCCGCCGAATACCGGGTGCGCACACAACAGGGCGGCTGGCTGTGGTTGCTCGACCGCGGCCGAGTGGTGGCACGCGATGTCGACGGCCGGCCTTTGCGCATCTCGGGCACCAACCTCGACATCAGCGAACGAAAGCGCGCGGAGGATGCCCGCGTCGCCGCCGATACCGCCCAGCGACTCGCGGCGGCCAAGGACGAGTTCATGGCGCGCATGAGCCATGAACTGCGCACGCCGCTCAACGCCATCCTCGGCTTCACCCAATTGCTCCAACGAGAGGCCGAAGCCCCCTTGGCGGAACGGCAGCGCGAGCGGGTGCGGCAGATCCGGCGTGCCGGAGAGTACCTGTTGGCGATGGTCACCGACCTGTTGGACCTGTCCGCCATCGAAGGCGGACATGTTCCTATCGTTCGGCAAGCCGTGTCGATCGCGCGCGCGACCGCCGAGGCGGTGGACATGGTGCGTCAGCAGGCCGAGGCCGAGGACGTGACGCTGGAGAACAAGGCCCAGCACAGCGAGGGCATGGTGGAGGCCGATCCGCTGCGCCTGCGCCAGGTGCTCGTGAACCTGCTGACCAATGCGATCAAGTACAACCAGCCGCGCGGCCATGTCACGCTCGACGCCGTCGCCCGCGCGGGCGAGTGGGGTTTGTCGGTGGTCGACACGGGCATCGGCCTCGCAGCCGAGCAGATCGACAAGTTGTTCCAGCCGTTCGAGCGGCTGGGCGCACACCGGCTGGGCATCCCCGGCACCGGCCTCGGGCTGGCCCTGTCGCAGCGGCTGACGACGATGATGGGCGGACGCATCACCGTGACAAGCGACGTGGGGGTCGGTTCCTGCTTCACGCTGTGGTTGCCGAACGCCGGCGCGACCGCGACCCGCCCGGCCGCTTCACCGCCTCGCGGGCCCGACGTCGTCCAGCCCGCGGAGCCGGCCCCGCTGACGGTCCTCTATGCCGAAGACGACGAGGTCAACGTGCTGGTGGTCGAGGGCATGCTGGCCCTGCGGCCTGGGGTTCGGCTGCTGGTGGCACGCTCCGGGATGGAGGCGCTGGAGACCGCGCGCCGCGAGCGGCCCGATCTGATGTTGATCGACATGCAGTTGGGTGACATGCATGGCATCGAGCTGCGGGCCCGCTTGGCGGCCCTGCCGGAATGCGCCGAGGTGCCGTGCATCGGACTGTCGAGCGACGCCTTGCCCTCGCAAGTGCGCGCTGCGCGCGACGCCGGTTTTGCCGAGTACCTGACCAAACCGGTGCAGTTGCAGGACCTGCTGCGCGTGATCGACCGGCGCGCGCTCGCCGTGGCGCGCGGCATATCTTCCGTGACAAGGCCTTGA
- the imuA gene encoding translesion DNA synthesis-associated protein ImuA — MTPDLLPSASTPTSDPDPAPPRLPPSVAAALWRGDELGGSARRTVPSGYDDLDRELPGGGWPAGVVVELLQAQPCVGEWRLLMPVLGRLAAEHRPIWLVGAPHLPYLPGLRAAAGLTEQHLIRVCADTPAQRLWATEQGVKAQGLGAVLAWLPQARPEQVRRLQACAAQSDTLVFLMRPAAVQREASASPLRLQVQLGDAWSLQVRLLKRRGPCHEGVLVLPSVPSQLAPVVAARLRPSVHRRLEPAHAVLGGLDSLPAVRSSELESAH; from the coding sequence ATGACGCCCGACCTCCTTCCCTCAGCCTCGACCCCCACGTCGGACCCCGACCCGGCCCCGCCCCGCCTGCCGCCGTCGGTGGCCGCCGCCCTCTGGCGGGGCGACGAGTTGGGCGGCAGCGCCCGGCGGACGGTGCCGAGCGGTTACGACGATCTGGACCGTGAACTGCCGGGCGGCGGGTGGCCGGCGGGCGTGGTCGTCGAACTGCTGCAAGCCCAGCCCTGTGTGGGCGAATGGCGCTTGCTGATGCCGGTGCTGGGCCGATTGGCCGCCGAGCATCGCCCGATCTGGCTGGTCGGCGCGCCCCATCTTCCTTACCTGCCAGGCCTGCGGGCCGCTGCGGGCCTCACCGAGCAGCACCTGATCCGCGTTTGCGCCGACACGCCGGCGCAGCGGCTGTGGGCGACCGAGCAAGGCGTCAAGGCGCAAGGCCTGGGCGCCGTGCTCGCCTGGCTGCCGCAGGCGCGCCCGGAGCAGGTGCGCCGCCTGCAGGCCTGTGCGGCGCAATCGGACACGCTGGTGTTCTTGATGCGCCCCGCGGCCGTGCAGCGCGAAGCGTCGGCGTCGCCGCTGCGCCTGCAGGTGCAACTCGGCGACGCCTGGTCGCTGCAGGTGCGGCTGCTCAAGCGCCGCGGGCCCTGCCACGAGGGGGTGCTGGTGCTGCCCTCGGTTCCGTCTCAACTCGCGCCGGTGGTCGCAGCACGTCTGCGGCCTTCGGTTCACCGTCGTCTGGAGCCCGCCCATGCAGTACTGGGTGGCCTTGACTCTCTGCCCGCCGTCCGCAGCAGCGAACTCGAGTCCGCGCACTGA
- a CDS encoding Y-family DNA polymerase, whose product MQYWVALTLCPPSAAANSSPRTDAGAGAAATASQQQAVGWWALQFTPRVAVLDEAVLLEVAASRRLFGGEAALRERLCAEAQVLGCEAVAWGPTARAALAFARAGWHDGDGSMPLTQRLDRLPLHTVSELAREQATLVRLGCKTLGDVRRLPRGGLSRRFGKALLEALDQAYGLRPQAFEWLVLPERFETRLQLPSRVEDAQALVFGARRLLMQMSGWLAARHAGVRRFTFVWHYDFHRGRDAPERDELQIRTADLTRETSHFERLLSEHLAKTTLAAPVDDIRLCADEVEPLEEVSASLLQDPARGGESVTQLIERVSARLGADKVLRPVLRADHRPEHVQTWQPAGEAGLRKPVVALPALLPQPTWLLATPLRLAMQGQRPMYQGVLETVAGPCRLEAGWWDRDRSEAGETAAVARDYYVMFSAHAGLLWVYKERDVGAQGRNSPWFLHGIFG is encoded by the coding sequence ATGCAGTACTGGGTGGCCTTGACTCTCTGCCCGCCGTCCGCAGCAGCGAACTCGAGTCCGCGCACTGACGCCGGCGCCGGGGCCGCGGCGACGGCCTCGCAGCAGCAGGCGGTCGGCTGGTGGGCCTTGCAGTTCACGCCCCGTGTCGCGGTGCTCGACGAGGCCGTGCTGCTGGAGGTCGCCGCCAGCCGGCGCCTGTTCGGTGGCGAGGCGGCCTTGCGTGAGCGCTTGTGCGCCGAAGCACAGGTACTGGGCTGCGAGGCCGTGGCCTGGGGACCGACGGCGCGTGCGGCGCTGGCGTTTGCCCGCGCGGGCTGGCACGACGGCGACGGATCGATGCCGCTCACCCAACGGCTCGACCGGTTGCCGCTGCACACCGTGTCGGAGCTCGCTCGCGAGCAGGCCACGCTCGTGCGTCTTGGCTGCAAGACCTTGGGCGATGTGCGGCGCTTGCCGCGCGGCGGGCTCAGCCGCCGTTTCGGCAAGGCCCTGCTCGAAGCCCTCGACCAGGCCTACGGCTTGCGCCCGCAGGCCTTCGAATGGCTGGTGTTGCCCGAGCGCTTCGAGACCCGTTTGCAATTGCCCAGCCGCGTCGAAGACGCTCAGGCCCTGGTGTTCGGCGCACGCCGGTTGTTGATGCAGATGAGCGGCTGGCTCGCGGCACGCCACGCTGGCGTGCGCCGCTTCACCTTCGTGTGGCACTACGACTTCCATCGGGGCCGCGACGCCCCCGAGCGCGACGAACTGCAGATCCGCACCGCCGACCTGACGCGCGAGACCTCGCATTTCGAGCGTTTGCTGTCGGAACACCTGGCCAAGACGACGCTCGCCGCGCCAGTGGACGACATCCGCTTGTGCGCCGATGAGGTCGAGCCACTGGAGGAGGTGAGCGCTTCGCTGCTGCAGGACCCGGCTCGGGGCGGCGAGTCGGTGACGCAGCTGATCGAGCGGGTGTCGGCGCGGTTGGGCGCCGACAAGGTGTTGCGCCCGGTGTTGCGCGCCGACCACCGGCCCGAGCATGTGCAGACCTGGCAGCCGGCCGGCGAGGCCGGCCTGCGCAAGCCCGTTGTCGCCCTGCCGGCGCTGCTGCCGCAGCCGACCTGGCTGCTGGCCACGCCGCTGCGCCTGGCGATGCAGGGCCAGCGCCCGATGTACCAGGGTGTGCTCGAGACCGTTGCCGGCCCCTGCCGGCTGGAGGCGGGCTGGTGGGACCGCGATCGATCCGAGGCCGGCGAGACGGCGGCGGTGGCGCGCGACTACTACGTGATGTTCAGCGCCCATGCCGGACTGCTGTGGGTCTACAAGGAGCGCGACGTCGGCGCGCAGGGCCGCAACAGCCCGTGGTTTCTGCACGGCATCTTCGGGTGA
- a CDS encoding PDDEXK nuclease domain-containing protein, which yields MTKSMSDALLPTGYEEWLAEVKQRIRTAQTRATIAANQELVMLYWSIGKDILARQAELGWGAKVVAQLAEDLRRSFPEARGFSRSNLMYMKAFAAAWPDTEFVQTVSGQLSWSHNVALLDKLADRAEREWYSQAAVEHGWSVRILVHQIETGLRDRTGTALTNFQSTLPAPQSELAQQLVKDPYVFDFMDLSVESKERDLENALTVHLQAFLLELGKGFAFIGRQYHREVGGQDYFIDLLFYNTRLHSYVAVDLKMDDFKPEYAGKMQFYLNVLDAQLKTERDDSSIGLILCKGRNGLVVEYALRDSSRPIGVATYQVRTSPRLPDELADILPTPQQLQSELWPASAPIVDRLAEPDDGPPSGRGSSTKRSKQGKSRKA from the coding sequence ATGACGAAATCGATGTCCGACGCATTGCTCCCCACGGGATATGAAGAATGGCTTGCCGAGGTCAAGCAACGCATCCGCACAGCGCAGACCCGTGCAACGATCGCCGCGAACCAGGAACTCGTGATGCTTTATTGGAGCATCGGGAAGGACATCCTGGCCCGGCAGGCAGAGCTGGGGTGGGGCGCGAAAGTTGTCGCGCAACTCGCCGAAGACCTCCGTCGCTCATTTCCTGAGGCGAGGGGGTTCTCGCGCAGCAACTTGATGTACATGAAGGCCTTTGCAGCGGCCTGGCCAGACACGGAATTTGTCCAGACGGTGTCTGGACAATTGTCGTGGTCCCACAACGTGGCCCTTCTCGACAAGCTCGCTGACCGCGCAGAGCGCGAGTGGTACAGCCAGGCAGCTGTCGAACACGGATGGAGCGTGCGCATCTTGGTGCACCAGATCGAAACCGGTCTGCGAGATCGCACCGGCACTGCCTTGACCAACTTCCAGTCCACGTTGCCGGCACCGCAGTCAGAGCTTGCGCAGCAGTTGGTGAAGGACCCCTATGTCTTCGACTTCATGGACCTCTCGGTCGAGTCGAAGGAGCGCGATCTTGAGAACGCGCTGACCGTTCATTTGCAGGCCTTCCTGCTCGAGCTCGGCAAAGGCTTCGCCTTCATCGGACGTCAGTATCACCGGGAGGTAGGAGGGCAAGATTACTTCATCGACCTGCTGTTCTACAACACGCGGCTGCACTCGTACGTGGCGGTGGACCTGAAGATGGACGACTTCAAGCCAGAGTACGCCGGGAAGATGCAGTTCTACCTGAATGTGCTCGATGCCCAGCTGAAAACCGAGCGTGACGACTCGTCGATCGGCCTGATCCTCTGCAAGGGCCGCAACGGGCTGGTGGTGGAGTACGCACTCCGCGACAGCTCGCGTCCCATCGGCGTTGCAACATACCAGGTGAGAACCTCACCCAGGCTGCCCGACGAACTCGCGGACATACTTCCGACCCCGCAGCAGCTGCAAAGTGAACTGTGGCCCGCATCCGCGCCGATCGTCGACAGGCTGGCAGAACCGGATGACGGCCCGCCGAGCGGGCGGGGCTCCTCGACAAAACGCTCCAAGCAGGGCAAGAGCCGCAAGGCCTGA
- a CDS encoding Bug family tripartite tricarboxylate transporter substrate binding protein has protein sequence MQTFDPRTTHRTTHRAWTRRQILKVAAASSALAWPAVGAPAAEWPTHPLTLMVPFPAGGGTDAYARPLAAVLSRQLAQQVLVVNHGGAGGTLGAAVAAKAAPDGHTYLLGAVHHAIAPSVYAKLGYDIETDFRPIGLVSHPPQVIVVNPARVPVNDLQGLIEYVRRRPGKLNFGSAGTGTSHHLAGELFKQQTRTFMTHIPYRGAGPALQDLVGGQLDLMFDGLGSSAPHIKSGRLRPLAVAAERRAAAFPDLPTTVEAGLPAYRVSTWYGLWGTGEVPDDTVARMQAALRQALNTQELRSAWTALGTDSPDLYGDAFGRFVHTEIARWRDVVKHSALKLDAS, from the coding sequence ATGCAGACGTTCGACCCTCGCACCACCCATCGCACCACCCACCGCGCGTGGACCCGCCGCCAGATTCTGAAAGTTGCGGCAGCTTCGTCCGCCTTGGCTTGGCCCGCTGTGGGCGCACCAGCCGCCGAGTGGCCGACCCACCCGTTGACCTTGATGGTTCCCTTTCCCGCTGGCGGCGGGACGGACGCCTATGCGCGGCCGCTGGCGGCCGTCCTGTCTCGGCAGCTCGCTCAGCAGGTGCTGGTGGTGAACCATGGCGGGGCCGGCGGCACGCTGGGGGCGGCCGTGGCGGCGAAGGCCGCACCCGATGGCCATACCTATTTGCTGGGCGCCGTGCACCATGCCATCGCACCGAGCGTGTATGCCAAGCTCGGCTACGACATCGAGACAGACTTTCGACCGATCGGGCTGGTGTCCCATCCGCCCCAGGTGATCGTCGTCAACCCCGCTCGCGTGCCGGTCAACGACCTGCAGGGTCTCATCGAGTACGTGCGCCGGCGGCCCGGGAAGCTGAACTTCGGCTCGGCCGGTACCGGCACCAGCCATCATCTTGCGGGCGAGTTGTTCAAGCAACAGACGCGGACCTTCATGACCCACATCCCCTACCGCGGCGCGGGCCCCGCGCTGCAGGACCTGGTCGGGGGGCAGCTGGACCTGATGTTCGACGGGCTGGGATCGTCGGCGCCCCATATCAAGAGCGGACGGTTACGGCCGCTGGCGGTCGCGGCCGAGAGACGGGCTGCGGCCTTTCCTGATTTGCCCACCACCGTGGAAGCGGGCTTGCCTGCTTATCGGGTCTCGACCTGGTATGGGCTGTGGGGGACAGGCGAGGTTCCCGATGACACGGTCGCACGCATGCAAGCGGCCTTGCGTCAGGCGCTGAACACCCAGGAACTGCGCAGTGCCTGGACGGCGCTCGGGACGGACTCACCCGACTTGTACGGCGACGCGTTCGGGCGTTTCGTGCACACCGAAATCGCTCGTTGGCGCGACGTGGTGAAGCACTCGGCTTTGAAGCTCGACGCGTCGTAG